Part of the Caldisericota bacterium genome is shown below.
GATAATTTTTTTTGCGAAAAGAGTGGTACGAACTATTTTAATTAGAGCTTTACCACTCTTTTTTATTTGTTAATCCCTTATAAATTAGACAAATAAATTTTTTCTCCTTACTATCATCTGAACTCTGAGGGTGCCAATGGATACATCTATAATTCTTGACAAAAAATAATCAATGCTCCCCAGTAGATATTTAAATCTATAATTTTGGCAATTATGTCCATTTTATCTCTCTCGATTTTAAATTGCAGGTAATTATAATAAAAAGTAATTATTCAATATAATATTGACATAATTCCGAATAAATTTATTATTTGAGAAAAATATTAAAGGAGACAAAAATGGATAAAGAGCTTTCAGAATTTTCTGAGAGGGTACTAGCAAAAAGAGGTGTTGAGCTTATAACGCCTTTTGATATGAAAGTTAAAACACGTACACTGAATAAGTTCCGAAACATATGAGACTTTTGTAAATATATTATACTATACAGAAAGTTAAAGAATACAGGAGGTTAAAGAAGATGTCTAAGAATGATTATAGGTATGTACAGAAACTAAGCCTGAGCATAAAAAGAATAAAATGTTAAAAGGAAACATACTTCCTCTTTCTGATAGTGCAATAGAACATCTAAGAAGTGCTTCTGCCTTTTCAAGTAGTGAAAAAGCACAGTTTAGATTAAAGGCTATTGAGTTCTCAAAGAAGTATGGTATTCAAGCTGCAGTAGATGCATTTGATGTATCAAGAGCTACAATATACAGATGGAAAAAGATGCTA
Proteins encoded:
- a CDS encoding helix-turn-helix domain-containing protein yields the protein MLKGNILPLSDSAIEHLRSASAFSSSEKAQFRLKAIEFSKKYGIQAAVDAFDVSRATIYRWKKMLKQSNGKLNSLIPKSRRPKRVRKMMIGHEIVSFIRSIREEH